The region acccTGGGGAGGGAATCCTGGCAGTGAGGGACTGCAGTGTAATCCACTGGCAGTACCCAGAGCTGATTCCACATTGCTGTGGGCACGACATAATACTTTACAGCCAGTGTTTAGCAATAGGTTTAATTCCTCACCCAATATTAACTGGACTAAGTCACTTTGATGTTAGATTCCAGTTGTTATAATAATCTGTTTATGGTTTTTACATGCCTGCAGGAACTGCAAAATGAGGCACTGAGGCAGCTGGACGTGGATTTAGTGTACAAAGGCTCAGCTTTAAACATATATTAAAAACACTTCACTGGAATATCACCCTCTGCAGGTGTATGTGTGATattttggttatgcaaatatgtATTGCAAGAGGCCCATTGATACCCAGTTTAGTTATATTGTTCAAGTGGGGTTTTTCCCCACCTCGGACTGGTAAAATATGAGACCTTCCGCACGACCAGAGAGGGCGCTCTGGGGGTGGGTGGTCATTCCCCCTCATTTCTGCTGCGGTCAGCTAATCCACAGCGGCATGCTCAGTCAGCATAGGGACCATCTTAAACTCCCATAGGAAAGTTTAGTGTGAGTCTCCCAAACAGGCCCTAGAACAAGCCTGCCCAGAAAAGCACATGTACCATTATTACACTTGTAATTCTATATTACACTTATAGTAATTAATATTAAggtataatattaatattacacTTAATTTGGAATTTTATGCCCTCTGTTGATCAGCCTAATGTATCTGTGGTGGTAACTGAATAATGATTTTAGGGCTTGCCCAGTACTCTGGAATGTTCTGTTGCCGAAGCTGCCGACATTATTGCATtagaagagagagaggagcTCAAGGTGTCTGGTAAGTGACTCTCAGGAATGCCACAATTCCCACAGCTTTGGACAAAGTAAGTTTAGAACCATATTGCTCCTTTTTGGTGGGATTACAAGAACATCAGGCTTCTGCCTTGGGTGATTTTACCTGAAGGTAACTGTTTGTCAGTACAGATGTGTTTTAGTGGGTCAGTTTCCCGGCGCTGTGAAGTACATCCTTGGCCAGGTATTTCTTCACACTGACTTGCAGGAACAGGAGGAGATGTTTTTGAGCAGTGATTTTGCATTACTTTCCTTCTCGTGCCGTGCTGCAGTGTTGGCGTATGACCTGTACATGACTTGCTTTCTCTCTTCTTTTAGTGAAGCTGTTTCTCAGCCGGTTTGATGGCTCATCCATCAGGGACGCTGTAAATTTGGGTGAGTCGCATATTTACGCGTGTGAGTTTTGACTCTCATGTGACGCCATGGTCTGCAAAATGAAGATCTTCTCTGCCTCGGTGACCTTTCAAAGTGCTGCTTGTCACTGCGACCTCCAGGTGCTTTGTTTCAATCTAGCATGAATGTGATTGTCTGGTAATTGATTATTTTTGCATCCAGCCTGCCAGTCACTGGGTGTATCGCAGCTGGACTCTGTGATTATCGCCCCTCCTCCGTTGGCTGAAGGAGAGAGTCTGTCTGTGGAGCACCTTCAGCCCCTCTGGAGGGATCTGCAGGCTTTGGTTCAGAGCCAGAAGATTGCTGCCATCGGCACATCCGATCTGGACAAAGCTCTCCTGGAGCAGCTGTACAGCTGGGCTCAGGTATGTGGCTTTGCGTCTTTTGTGCACTGGAAATCAGACGCTGCCTGTCATTCCTGCTTTACCTTTTAACGCAATCTGTGAATGTGAATATGCTGCATGACCTGCTACAGCAGAAGTGCTCCTTTGGTAACCCTTGAATTTTGTGTCTCTTCCTTTCTACACGACTGCGTTCAGGTGAAGCCCAGCAGCAATCAGGTGAATCTGGCCTCCTGTTGCGTTATGCCTCCTGACCTGACTGCTTTTGCGAAGGAGTTTAACATCCAGCTGCTCACCCACAATGATCCCAAAGGTAAAAGCCCGCCAGGCAGCTGCCGTGCGTTAATTTGAGGCTGTCTGTCCATAGCAGTGCTCTTTTGGCAGCGAGCGATCGTCAAAGGGACttttggcagaatgcacacgATTAGCAGCCGCACTCACCACTTGTCATGCTCGCTATTTTAACAGTGGGCTGGGGGCCTGAGTGGCTGGATTAGCCCCTGGGAGTCACTCGGCAATGCCACACCTGATCATTACTTTTTCTGGCTATGCATTGATTTCCCAGCAATGCTGGTATTACAGCCTCAACCCCAAGCATTAAACGAGTCCCCCCACAGGGAAGAACCAGAAAGGCAGGAGTTGTGAAATGCCAAAGTGGCCCAGCCAGTCTGTCCGTCATACGTGCTTGACATGCCATCACCGTTGCCATGGGTCACCCTGGCATGGAGTTGTATTGCAGACTGAAGGTCTTGGAGTATAAGGAAGCACCTGGTGACCCAGGACATTGGTGTCTTTGGCTCTGGCTGTCCCGTGAAGGGGTATGTGGTCCAAGGTAGAATGATGCCCAGAGAGGTAGTATCTCAGCTCCAGGGCTGCCCAGTTGAAGGGTACGGCTTCCCATTCCGCCGCATATACTGGCACTCGGCTAGGGACAGCTTGCAGGAGACCTGCACAGTAGGATGTGCCTCTCAGTCAA is a window of Brienomyrus brachyistius isolate T26 chromosome 15, BBRACH_0.4, whole genome shotgun sequence DNA encoding:
- the gclm gene encoding glutamate--cysteine ligase regulatory subunit, translating into METCKIGLLLSHATTLNLHTGNLVNRSHLKRKCPSSPSEELQDCIQATLNEWSATIPTALDKGLPSTLECSVAEAADIIALEEREELKVSVKLFLSRFDGSSIRDAVNLACQSLGVSQLDSVIIAPPPLAEGESLSVEHLQPLWRDLQALVQSQKIAAIGTSDLDKALLEQLYSWAQVKPSSNQVNLASCCVMPPDLTAFAKEFNIQLLTHNDPKELISAASFQKAMQDGTPEVQTAAWELAWVLRYSVIVKSRGIIKSKGYLVQAHRNQL